From Vitis vinifera cultivar Pinot Noir 40024 chromosome 14, ASM3070453v1, a single genomic window includes:
- the LOC100256319 gene encoding calreticulin isoform X1 gives MAIRGRNPNPIFLSLALFSLLSIASAKVFFEERFDDGWENKWVKSEWKKDENMAGEWNYTSGKWHGDPNDKGIQTSEDYRFYAISAEYPEFSNKDKTLVFQFTVKHEQKLDCGGGYMKLLSGEVDQKKFGGDTPYSIMFGPDICGYTTKKVHAILTRDGKNHLIKKDVPCETDQLSHVYTFILKPDATYSILIDNVEKQTGSLYSDWDILPPKKIKDPEAKKPEDWDEKEYIPDPEDEKPEGYDDIPKEIPDPDAKKPEDWDDEEDGEWTAPTIANPEYKGPWKPKKIKNPNYKGKWKAPMIDNPEFKDDPEIYVFPDLKYVGIELWQVKSGTLFDNVLICDDPEYAKQLVEETWAKYKDAEKAAFDEAEKKREEEESKEDPVDSDVEDEDDADADAAEAEDSDSEAKLESETSKEADSDDEEDKHVSFSFDYCLISIIY, from the exons ATGGCGATTCGGGgaagaaaccctaaccctatctttctctctctagctctcttctctctcctctccATCGCTTCTGCGAAAGTCTTCTTTGAGGAGCGATTCGATG ATGGATGGGAGAATAAGTGGGTTAAATCCGAATGGAAGAAAGATGAGAACATGGCTGGGGAATGGAACTACACCTCTGGTAAATGGCATGGAGACCCGAATGATAAAG GTATCCAAACAAGTGAGGACTACAGATTCTATGCTATATCAGCTGAGTACCCTGAATTCAGCAACAAAGATAAGACATTAGTTTTCCAATTTACTGTTAAACATGAACAGAAGCTTGACTGTGGTGGTGGATACATGAAGTTGCTCAGTGGTGAGGTTGATCAAAAGAAATTTGGTGGTGATACCCCATACAG CATCATGTTTGGACCTGATATCTGTGGCTATACCACCAAAAAGGTCCATGCTATTCTTACACGAGATGGAAAAAATCACTTAATTAAGAAGGATGTTCCTTGTGAGACTGACCAGCTATCCCATGTTTACACTTTCATCCTCAAGCCAGATGCTACCTACAGCATCCTAATTGACAATGTTGAGAAACAGACTGGTAGTCTGTACTCTGATTGGGATATTCTCCCTCCAAAGAAGATCAAGGATCCTGAGGCCAAGAAA CCTGAAGATTGGGATGAGAAGGAGTACATTCCTGATCCTGAAGATGAGAAGCCAGAG GGATATGATGACATCCCGAAGGAGATACCAGATCCTGATGCAAAGAAG CCTGAAGATTGGGATGATGAGGAAGATGGTGAATGGACAGCTCCAACCATTGCCAACCCCGAGTACAAGGGACCATGGAAGCCAAAG AAAATTAAGAATCCCAACTACAAGGGAAAATGGAAGGCACCAATGATTGACAACCCAG AGTTCAAAGATGACCCAGAGATCTATGTTTTCCCCGATTTGAAGTATGTGGGCATTGAACTCTGGCAG GTGAAATCAGGGACCTTGTTCGACAATGTCTTGATTTGTGATGATCCGGAGTATGCAAAGCAATTGGTAGAAGAAACATGGGCCAAGTACAAGGAT GCTGAGAAGGCAGCATTTGATGAGGCAGAGAAGAAGAGGGAAGAGGAG GAATCAAAGGAGGACCCAGTTGACTCTGAT GTCGAGGATGAAGATGATGCTGATGCTGATGCTGCTGAGGCAGAAGACTCTGATTCTGAAGCCAAATTAGAATCAGAAACAAGCAAGGAAGCTGACAGTGATGATGAAGAAGACAAGCATGTAAGTTTCTCCTTTGATTACTGTTTGATATCCATTATCTATTAA
- the LOC100251167 gene encoding universal stress protein PHOS32 — protein sequence MAENESKGRKILVAVDEGEESMYALSWCLGNISIQNSKDTIVLLDAKPPLAVYSGLDGTAGMGVHLFSSDIMLTMESYRNAVAQGVMQKAKNLCRQHGDIKVETMIENGDARDVICGAAEKLGVDMVVMGSHGYGLIKRAFLGSVSNHCAQNVKCPVLIVKRPKSTAENK from the exons ATGGCTGAAAACGAATCAAAAGGGCGCAAGATCCTCGTAGCCGTTGATGAAGGCGAAGAGAGCATGTACGCTTTATCATGGTGCCTCGGCAACATCAGTATCCAAAATTCCAAGGACACCATCGTCCTCCTTGACGCCAAGCCTCCTCTGGCAGTCTACTCAGGTCTGGATGGAACTGCTGGCATGGGAG tGCATTTGTTTTCTTCCGATATAATGTTGACTATGGAGAGCTATAGAAATGCGGTGGCCCAAGGGGTGATGCAGAAGGCCAAAAACCTCTGCAGGCAGCATGGTGAT ATTAAGGTGGAGACTATGATAGAGAATGGGGACGCAAGGGATGTGATATGCGGAGCGGCAGAGAAGTTGGGCGTTGACATGGTGGTCATGGGAAGCCACGGCTACGGGTTGATCAAAAG GGCCTTTCTTGGGAGCGTGAGTAATCATTGTGCACAGAATGTCAAGTGTCCGGTCCTGATTGTAAAGAGGCCCAAATCAACGGCTGAGAATAAATGA
- the LOC100256319 gene encoding calreticulin isoform X2 codes for MAIRGRNPNPIFLSLALFSLLSIASAKVFFEERFDDGWENKWVKSEWKKDENMAGEWNYTSGKWHGDPNDKGIQTSEDYRFYAISAEYPEFSNKDKTLVFQFTVKHEQKLDCGGGYMKLLSGEVDQKKFGGDTPYSIMFGPDICGYTTKKVHAILTRDGKNHLIKKDVPCETDQLSHVYTFILKPDATYSILIDNVEKQTGSLYSDWDILPPKKIKDPEAKKPEDWDEKEYIPDPEDEKPEGYDDIPKEIPDPDAKKPEDWDDEEDGEWTAPTIANPEYKGPWKPKKIKNPNYKGKWKAPMIDNPEFKDDPEIYVFPDLKYVGIELWQVKSGTLFDNVLICDDPEYAKQLVEETWAKYKDAEKAAFDEAEKKREEEESKEDPVDSDVEDEDDADADAAEAEDSDSEAKLESETSKEADSDDEEDKHDEL; via the exons ATGGCGATTCGGGgaagaaaccctaaccctatctttctctctctagctctcttctctctcctctccATCGCTTCTGCGAAAGTCTTCTTTGAGGAGCGATTCGATG ATGGATGGGAGAATAAGTGGGTTAAATCCGAATGGAAGAAAGATGAGAACATGGCTGGGGAATGGAACTACACCTCTGGTAAATGGCATGGAGACCCGAATGATAAAG GTATCCAAACAAGTGAGGACTACAGATTCTATGCTATATCAGCTGAGTACCCTGAATTCAGCAACAAAGATAAGACATTAGTTTTCCAATTTACTGTTAAACATGAACAGAAGCTTGACTGTGGTGGTGGATACATGAAGTTGCTCAGTGGTGAGGTTGATCAAAAGAAATTTGGTGGTGATACCCCATACAG CATCATGTTTGGACCTGATATCTGTGGCTATACCACCAAAAAGGTCCATGCTATTCTTACACGAGATGGAAAAAATCACTTAATTAAGAAGGATGTTCCTTGTGAGACTGACCAGCTATCCCATGTTTACACTTTCATCCTCAAGCCAGATGCTACCTACAGCATCCTAATTGACAATGTTGAGAAACAGACTGGTAGTCTGTACTCTGATTGGGATATTCTCCCTCCAAAGAAGATCAAGGATCCTGAGGCCAAGAAA CCTGAAGATTGGGATGAGAAGGAGTACATTCCTGATCCTGAAGATGAGAAGCCAGAG GGATATGATGACATCCCGAAGGAGATACCAGATCCTGATGCAAAGAAG CCTGAAGATTGGGATGATGAGGAAGATGGTGAATGGACAGCTCCAACCATTGCCAACCCCGAGTACAAGGGACCATGGAAGCCAAAG AAAATTAAGAATCCCAACTACAAGGGAAAATGGAAGGCACCAATGATTGACAACCCAG AGTTCAAAGATGACCCAGAGATCTATGTTTTCCCCGATTTGAAGTATGTGGGCATTGAACTCTGGCAG GTGAAATCAGGGACCTTGTTCGACAATGTCTTGATTTGTGATGATCCGGAGTATGCAAAGCAATTGGTAGAAGAAACATGGGCCAAGTACAAGGAT GCTGAGAAGGCAGCATTTGATGAGGCAGAGAAGAAGAGGGAAGAGGAG GAATCAAAGGAGGACCCAGTTGACTCTGAT GTCGAGGATGAAGATGATGCTGATGCTGATGCTGCTGAGGCAGAAGACTCTGATTCTGAAGCCAAATTAGAATCAGAAACAAGCAAGGAAGCTGACAGTGATGATGAAGAAGACAAGCAT GATGAGCTGTAG